The Quercus robur chromosome 7, dhQueRobu3.1, whole genome shotgun sequence genome has a segment encoding these proteins:
- the LOC126691525 gene encoding uncharacterized protein LOC126691525: MEVQKHPSIEEASTFTIWSVNSWITPILSFLQDGRLPQDVEKARKVKKRAAKFMILNDTLYKRGFSMPYLKYVDEEEAKYILEEIHEGVYSDHASPRSLVEVEALSAITKVKIHSFVWKNIICRFGIPWMIISDNGQQFNN; the protein is encoded by the exons ATGGAAGTCCAGAAACACCCCAGCATTGAAGAAGCTTCTACCTTTACAATCTGGAGTGTAAATAGCTGGATAACCCCAATCCTGTCCTTCCTCCAGGACGGACGCCTTCCACAAGATGTTGAGAAGGCTAGAAAAGTCAAGAAGAGAGCAGCCAAGTTCATGATCTTGAACGACACcttgtacaagagaggcttttCCATGCCCTACTTGAAGTATGTCGACGAAGAGGAAGCCAAATACATCCTAGAAGAGATCCATGAAGGGGTTTACAGTGACCATGCAAGCCCTAGATCCTTG GTTGAAGTAGAAGCATTATCAGCCATCACCAAAGTGAAGATCCATAGTTTTGTATGGAAGAACATAATTTGCAGATTTGGGATTCCATGGATGATCATATCAGACAACGGGCAGCAGTTCAACAATTAA